CCGAACGTGGATTATGTGGCTGTTGCCGGCGAGCTCGATCTCAGTGCTGCCATGGCATCCGCGTTCAGTCGGCGCAGCGCTGCTGGCAGCTACAGGAGCATCACTGGCGAAGCGACGGTGTCAGGGGATGGTCTTGTGCCCGTTTCGTCAGCTCTCTTGAAGGATGCCCGTCATCACGTTCTCGCTGACACCGCCCATGGCGGTCTCTTCGGTTCGCATTGGTATGGAAGTCCTGAGCGTGTTCACGCTTGGTGGCAGTTTGTTCAAAGCTGACTTAAGCCAATGCGTCCGGTCTTGGTTTCAGTGTTCGGCCATCAATGCGCCAGTAACCGAACCAATCGGGACTCAGATCCATCTCCAGAGCAGAGGACTGTTTCCGCAATGTGATGCGCCAACCGTCGAGGCCGTCAATCGGCAAGCAGTCATCGATGTCGCCAACTGAGTCGATCCCATGCAGATCATCCTTGTGACGCTGCAGTGAGCCCTTTAACCAGCGGGCTTTGGCCCGGGCCTTCGCGGCCTGCTGAGTGCTGGCAACCACAAGGCCGAACTGATGCTGCTCCTGAAGCGACTCCCGCACGTAGCCACCGAGATTCACGAACCACAAGCGATCCACTGGACCGGGCTCATCACACTCGGAGGGCTCTGCAAGGGCAACGGCTGATGGCATCAGATGGATCGCGAAGCCATCCACCTGGGTGATGGCTTTGTAGCTGTCCACATGCAGTCCTTTTTGCAAACCGAACCATTCGCGCCTCAACGCTGGAATCGTGTCTTCGATGCAGGACCCCACCACCCAGCGCACATCGTGAAGTTCCACGTGGCACGTCGCCGTGCGTCCTCCAAGGACGACAAGAAAGAGGGTCGGTGGATCGGTCATGACGACAGGGCGACGCCTCCAACCAGGCCGCAGACCAAAACGACCCGCCAGGCCGGTTGCTTCCAACCGACCAGAAGCAGAAAGGCCACCAACGCCAAACTGAAATCGGCACTGCTCTTGATGCCGGCCAGCCAGACCGGCTGAAACAGAGCTGCCAGCAACACACCCACAACTGCAGCATTGATGCCCTTCAAGGCGCGTCGCATCGCTTGCAATTTGCCGAGGTCGCTCCAGAACGGCAGAACGCCGCCGATCAGCAGAAAAGCTGGAAGAAACAGGGCCATCAGCGCCAGGAGCGCGCCGCCGAGGCCCTGCAACCCGCCGCGCAGATCAAAACCGAGGAAGGCGGCAAAGCTGAACATGGGTCCAGGAACAGCCTGAGCGGCTCCATAGCCGGCGAGAAACTGATCAAGGCTGATCCACCCAGGGGGAACCAGAGACTGTTCGAGCAGAGGAAGCACGACATGCCCTCCACCGAACACCAGAGATCCGGCTTGAAGAAACCCAGCCACTTGCTGGATCGCTACCGGTCGGGCTTCCGCTGTGAGCCAGGGCAGGGCCATCAGCAGGCCAACCAGCACCAGTAGCAGAAGAATGGACACGCTTCGGCGCACGGGCACCTTGAGTAGTTCATGGCCCAAGGCGCGATCGTCGGGTGGAGTTAACAGGGTCAGCCCTGTGACCGCGCCGATCAGCAAGGCGAGAAGCTGCACCCAGGCCAGGGGGACCAACAGCACCAACACCGCTGCCAGCGCCATCAGGCTGGCGCGGCCCCGATCAGGCGCCAGTTTGCGCTGCATGCCGAGCACAGCCTGCGCCACCACGGCAACGGCGGCCACTTTCAAGCCCTGAACCCAGCCTCCAAAGAGCCAGTCCGGATTGGCTGACAGCACAGCCGACGCAATCACCAGCAGGATCGCCGACGGGAAGGTGAATCCGATCCATGCTGCCAAGGCGCCGGGCCACCCCGCGCGCATCAAGCCAATGCCCATCCCAACCTGGGAACTGGCAGGGCCAGGCAGAAACTGGCAAAGGGCCACGAGGTCGGCATAGGCCGCGTCGCTGAGCCACTGCTCCCGTTGCACGAACCGCTCACGGAAATAGCCGAGGTGGGCTACCGGTCCGCCGAAGGACGAGCATCCGAGCAGCAGGAACTGGCGGAACACCTCGATCACTCGCTCCATGGCCAGGAACAACTGGATGAGCGGAACTTAGTCAGCTTCCACGCGCAATGCCTCCCGCATCATTCGTTGCACGCGCTCCTGCACGGATTCGTTGGTCATCCGATTGTTTAAGCGTTCCACCAGTAGGGGGAAGGCGAGTGGGCCCGGTCTGGGTGTCGGGCAATGCAGGGTGTCTCCCTGGCGGATGCGCCTTAAAGCGGAGCG
The sequence above is a segment of the Synechococcus sp. PROS-7-1 genome. Coding sequences within it:
- a CDS encoding DUF1543 domain-containing protein, which encodes MTDPPTLFLVVLGGRTATCHVELHDVRWVVGSCIEDTIPALRREWFGLQKGLHVDSYKAITQVDGFAIHLMPSAVALAEPSECDEPGPVDRLWFVNLGGYVRESLQEQHQFGLVVASTQQAAKARAKARWLKGSLQRHKDDLHGIDSVGDIDDCLPIDGLDGWRITLRKQSSALEMDLSPDWFGYWRIDGRTLKPRPDALA
- the chrA gene encoding chromate efflux transporter, producing MERVIEVFRQFLLLGCSSFGGPVAHLGYFRERFVQREQWLSDAAYADLVALCQFLPGPASSQVGMGIGLMRAGWPGALAAWIGFTFPSAILLVIASAVLSANPDWLFGGWVQGLKVAAVAVVAQAVLGMQRKLAPDRGRASLMALAAVLVLLVPLAWVQLLALLIGAVTGLTLLTPPDDRALGHELLKVPVRRSVSILLLLVLVGLLMALPWLTAEARPVAIQQVAGFLQAGSLVFGGGHVVLPLLEQSLVPPGWISLDQFLAGYGAAQAVPGPMFSFAAFLGFDLRGGLQGLGGALLALMALFLPAFLLIGGVLPFWSDLGKLQAMRRALKGINAAVVGVLLAALFQPVWLAGIKSSADFSLALVAFLLLVGWKQPAWRVVLVCGLVGGVALSS